Proteins encoded in a region of the Rutidosis leptorrhynchoides isolate AG116_Rl617_1_P2 chromosome 9, CSIRO_AGI_Rlap_v1, whole genome shotgun sequence genome:
- the LOC139866072 gene encoding metal transporter Nramp3.2-like has product MSSDHYQHLLNSDEPETAYDPTQKVHIIEVNDDNDYTVTPPFSWRKLWLFTGPGFLMSIAFLDPGNLEGDLQAGAIAGYSLLWLLLWATAIGLLVQLLSARLGVATGKHLAELCREEYPNWAGKLLWVMAELALIGADIQEVIGSAIALKILTNGFLPLYAGVLITALDCFIFLFLENYGVRKLEALFAVLIAVMGISFAWMFGETKPNAKELLIGLVVPKLNSRTVQQAVGVVGCIIMPHNVFLHSALVQSREVDPTKTGRVREALRYYSIESTIALAVSFIINLFVTTVFAKAFFGTAIANKIGLGNAGQFLEDRFGGGLVPILYIWAVGVLAAGQSSTITGTYAGQFIMGGFLDLRLKKWARALITRSCAIVPTLVVALIFDGSEDTLDVLNEWLNVLQSIQIPFALIPLLCLVAKKDLMGVFAIGPVLKTISWLVAALVIAINGYLLQQFFAEEVSGVTFTSIVTAFTVAYVVFIVYLIWRSITVTTFGFFKLGR; this is encoded by the exons ATGTCGTCCGACCACTACCAACATCTACTAAACTCCGACGAACCCGAAACCGCCTACGACCCGACCCAAAAAGTCCACATCATCGAAGTCAACGACGACAACGACTACACCGTAACACCGCCGTTTTCATGGCGGAAACTATGGTTATTTACCGGACCCGGGTTTTTAATGAGCATAGCATTTTTGGATCCGGGTAATTTGGAAGGTGATCTTCAAGCGGGTGCAATTGCGGGTTATTCGTTATTATGGTTGTTATTATGGGCGACTGCAATTGGGTTACTTGTGCAGCTGTTATCGGCTCGGCTCGGCGTGGCTACAGGGAAGCATTTGGCTGAGCTGTGTAGGGAAGAGTATCCGAATTGGGCGGGGAAGTTGTTGTGGGTGATGGCTGAGCTGGCATTAATTGGAGCTGATATTCAAGAAGTTATTGGGAGTGCTATTGCTCTTAAGATTTTGACTAATGGCTTCTTGCCACTTTATGCTGGTGTTCTTATTACTGCACTTGATTG tttcatttttctgtttcttgAAAACTATGGTGTGAGAAAATTAGAAGCGCTTTTCGCAGTTCTTATTGCAGTTATGGGAATTTCATTTGCATGGATGTTTGGTGAAACTAAACCCAATGCCAAAGAACTTTTAATAG gtCTTGTGGTTCCAAAACTTAACTCAAGAACAGTACAACAAGCAGTTGGAGTTGTAGGCTGCATTATAATGCCGCATAACGTATTCTTACATTCTGCACTAGTACAATCAAGAGAAGTTGACCCAACAAAAACGGGCCGAGTTCGTGAAGCTTTAAGATACTACTCAATCGAATCAACCATAGCACTTGCTGTATCGTTTATTATTAATCTTTTTGTGACAACTGTTTTCGCAAAGGCGTTTTTTGGTACTGCAATTGCTAATAAAATTGGGCTTGGTAATGCGGGTCAGTTTCTTGAAGATAGATTCGGTGGTGGGCTGGTACCCATTTTGTATATATGGGCTGTTGGGGTATTAGCTGCTGGACAGAGTAGTACTATAACGGGAACTTATGCGGGTCAGTTTATTATGGGCGGGTTTCTTGATTTGAGATTGAAGAAATGGGCTCGGGCTTTGATTACTAGAAGTTGTGCAATTGTTCCTACTTTGGTTGTTGCGTTGATTTTTGATGGTTCTGAGGACACTTTGGACGTTTTAAACGAATGGCTTAATGTGCTTCAGTCCATTCAGATCCCTTTTGCTCTGATACCATTATTGTGTTTGGTGGCAAAAAAAGATCTCATGGGTGTTTTTGCCATTGGACCCGTTCTAAAG ACAATTTCGTGGCTTGTGGCTGCTTTGGTGATAGCAATAAACGGCTACTTATTACAACAATTTTTTGCTGAAGAAGTAAGCGGAGTCACGTTTACATCTATAGTAACCGCTTTCACTGTTGCATATGTTGTATTTATAGTGTACCTTATTTGGCGGAGCATCACTGTTACCACATTCGGTTTCTTTAAGTTGGGACGCTAA